In the genome of bacterium, the window CTTTGAGGTATCGCTCGGCCACGATGCGTCGCCGTGTGTTCCATTCATCCAGGTGCTTCAATTTGACTCGCAGAAACGCAGCTTGTAGCTCATCCAACCGTGAATTGAATCCCTTGCACTCATTGTAGTATTTCTGCTTTGAGCCGTAGTTCCGTAACATCCGGATACGATTAGCGAGATCAGTATCATTGGTTGTGATCGCGCCCCCGTCCCCGAATGCTCCGAGATTCTTTCCTGGATAAAAACTATGCCCGGCGGCATGGCCGAGTGAGCCGGTGCGGCGGCCTTTGTAGCGCGCCCCCTGGGCTTGGGCATTGTCTTCAATCACCTTCAGGTTAAAGCGTGCGGCAATATCCATGATGGGGTCCATGTCTGCTGGCTGACCATACAGATGCACTGGCAGGATGGCTTTGGTTCGCGCCGTAATCGCCGCCTGGATCAAATCGGGCGCAATGTTGTACGTTTGCGGGTCTGGTTCTACCGGTACGGGAGTTGCCCCTGCATGCGATACTGCCAGCCATGTGGCGATGTAGGTGTTTGACGGGACAATCACCTCGTCCCCGGGGCCAATGCCATAGGCCCTGAGAATCAGGTGCAGGGCATCAAGGCCGTTGCCGACTCCGATGCATTCCTTCGTGTCGCAATATGAGGCGTACTCTTTCTCGAAAGACTCAACTTCCTGCCCGAGTATATACCAGGCAGAGCGCATGAATTTAAAATATGCCTCATCAAGGGCCTCCTTTAATTCATCATAAGGGCCACTGAAGTCGAGAAAAGGGACGTTCATCTTTGCACCTCCGCGATGGCGCGCAGGTATTCATTGTAATCGCGATAGTAGCCATCGGGTTCGTAGAACTCTGACGCCAGCGCCAAACAGACTGAACCAGAGGAAAAGTTGTCCATCTCCCTCCATATCATCGGGGGGATATGCAGCCCGTGATAGGAGCGGTTCAGGTGAATCCGTTGCTTTTCTTTACCGTCATATGCAATCACGTCAAAACTTCCCGACATCGCGATGAGGAACTGATGGCATGATTTCAGCGCATGCCCTGCACGTTCCGCACCCCCGGGTACATCATAAAGGTAAAAGACCCGCTTGATCTCGAATGGGATGTGCCGGGTGGCTTCAATGAAGGTGAGATTACCCCGAGGATCTGCCATTTTCGGCAGATCAATTCGTTTGCAGTCTGCGATATTCATGGTCGGATCTCCTTTAGTTTCTTTTCTGATCGTAATGTGTATTTTCGATGACAAAGGCAACTGAACCCCAGGCCGGAGGAGGGCGTCAGTTTCTGGCCACAGCGGCAGACCCACGCGACGAAGCGGGCCGGATTCCCTATGACCTCCGCAAAGTCAGGGATATCTTTAGTGACCACGGCGCCGGCGCCAATCATGGCCCAGCGGCCAATCACGATTCCGGGCAGGATAGTGGCATTGGCGCCAATGGCGCAGCCCCGCCGCAATAATGTCTTTGGGTATTCTGAAAGATGCTGGTTGCTTCTCGGATTATGATCGTTGGTGAATGTGGCGCAGGGGCCAATGAACACATCGTTCTCAACGAGAACGCCATTCCAAAGATAGACTCCGCACTTCACCGTTACACGATTACCGATCTGAACCCCGTTCTCAATAAATGTGTGGTCGCAAATATTGCAGTCAGCCCCCACAACAGCACCATTAACGATATGTGCGAAGGCCCAGACGCGCGTTCCCTTGCCGACTTGTGCTCCCGCTTCGATCGCAGCCAGGGGATGAATCAATCCCGGACACATTACATCGGGTTTCATAGGATAACTTCTTTCAATCTGTGGCCGACTGACGGGAATCCTCGTTAAAGTTATGTCAGTAGCTTAAGCTTAATGTCCCAATCCCATCTCAATACGTGGCGCACCAAAATCTTGGCAGCATTATGAAACGTACCCCCGCTGAATATAATCAGGAATGCCAGTTTTATGGCCTCGAGGCGTGTCGCATCAAACGCCCTGACATCATATTCGTAAATCTTCACCATGCGTTTGAGCTCATTCTCGACCTCTGGGTGGTGTACCCCGCGCTTCTTTTGCCAGGCGTTTAGCCACTCTTTTGCGATCGCCAGCGTATTTTCTGAGGATTTGCGTCTCAGTGTCGTTCTTCGCGAACCTTCCTTCACGGCGGGAATATCCCGATACACAATTGACAGGCACTCTTCATGGGAACGGTGTTGAACTAGCGGTTCATCCAAAACTCCAATTCCGGACGTCAACCAGGCACGAAATGAATAGACCCAGTCTTCGGTAAACAGATGTCGATCAAGCGGGCCGTAATCATCATGCAAGGTTCGGCTATAGGCCGCACAAGCCCCTGTGGCGCCACATCGCCAGTGGCGTGCTTTTTGCGAGAGCTCCGGGACAAATACGACATTCCGCTGGATAAACCCGGTGGGTCTGCCGTTAATGTCGACTTCCTCGAATGGACTACAAACAAGGTCAACAGGGGAAGACTTATCCAACCAACGCCTTACCACTTTTTCGGTGCGCTGGGGTAGCGACATGTCATCCCCTGCCTGAATCACGCAGAATTTCCCTGTTGAAAGTTCCCACGTTCGATTCAAGTTGCCGGCTAATCCGAGGTTGGTTGGATTTCGGTTCAGGATGACCTTGTGAGGCCCGTGATAAGCGGCCACTTCAGCGTTCATGACCTCGTAAGTTGAGTCTGTGGAGCAGTCATCAGACAAGACGATCTCGAGTGGGCTGTACGTTTGCGACAATGCACTTCGCACGGCGTCAGCAACAAAACGCTCCTGATTGTACGCGATGACAACAAAGCTGACTAAGGGGTTTCCCATTTCGACGCTCTCCCTTAAGGAATTAGGTTAGTCCTCAGTGGATGATTCTGGCGGGAATTCCCCCCGCCGTGCTGTTGGGCGGGATATCCTTCGTGACAACGGCGTTTGCTCCAATGATGGAGTGATGTCCGATCCTGACACCTTTCAATATTACGGCATTGACGCCCAACCAGCAGTCATGCTCGATCACTACCGGCTTACTCCTGAATTTGTCGCATTGTGTCGTCCGTTCTCCCAATGCATCAACGATATGATCTGAATCCGTTATAAATACCCTTGGGGCAATCAACACGAAGTCTTGAATTTCCACCGATACACTCGCATTGCATTGAAAATCATGCAGGATGCTGCAATGAGCGCCAATCCGGATCTTAGGATCATCTCCCGGTTCTGCCGGTGAAAGGTCGGCCAGGCACCAGCCATCATTCAGTGAGGTGTGATGCCCTATGCTGATGGCCTTCGGATTGCGTACAAATCTGCATTTTCCAAGAACGGATCGTGTGCCGAACGAATGGAACCTCCAGCTCCAAAATATTCCCGTTTTAGCCAGGAGAAATAATCTATGAAAATGCAGGTGCATGTGGAGGACTTTATAGGTTCCGCTGTCATATACTTACGGGGCGACGACCCGTAAATTGCGAGGGGCAGGGGGGAGTTGGAGAATGACAAAGCTTTGGAGCTGCACATCAGCCTCCCTGCACCTGATGATGACCTGATGCACGCCCTGGGTGAGGGCAAAGATCTTGGGGATATATTGATTGTTTGCTTCCGAGCCATTGCCTCGCCAGCTTATTACCCGTTGTTCGAAATTCGAAGTAGTCGGTATATCCCAGATCATGGTTGGATCTTCGGGTTCCGCGTCGATGTTCAGGAAAAAGGAGTTGGCTCCGATATTGGGCGCATTCACCAGCCCCTGAAGGATGTAGTTTCCCGGATAGGTAATCGTAAAAGAATAAGCGGCGCGGCCACCCAAGGCCGGGTCAAAGGTTTGCAATGGCTGGCTGATTGATGAGTTGGTATAGACGAAGGGGGCAGTAATAACTCCTGATCCCGACAGGAACGTCAATCCCTCCACTGGCGGAGGAGGGGCTTCAACCCCGACCGCAAGGGTAGATTCGGCGCTGGAAACGCCATTGTTTACACGCAGCTTCCAGATAAACGTACTGCCTGCCGCGCCGGTCATGTAGTTAAAATTAATGCTTAAAACGGATCCAGTGCCGCTTTGAACCACGGTTTCACTTCCGTTCGTTGTATATAACCACTGCCAGGTCATCGGATAACCATTTGGGTCGGAGGCGGTTCCGGAATACTGGACAACGGACCCTGCAAATACCTGGAGCCCGGATTTGGAAAGGTTGACATCAAGACCGTTCTGGGTGATAGCCGAAACGACTGGTGGCAACCAGGCTGAGCCGGTGGCTGTTGCGATGGTTCCGCTGCCTCCTGTGAAGGCAATGCCCTGACTATTTGATCCAATGGTGGTTGGGCTGTAACGAGCTGTGACGGCCTGGCTCAATCCCGCTCCGAGAGAATAAGGACTGCCGGAGAGGATACTGAACGGAGCCACTGCGCTCGCGCTACCCGAGAGGGTGCCTCCGCCGGAGTTCTGAACTGTAAATGAGCGGTCTGCCGTTGTTCCCACAGGGATAGAGCCAAAGCTCTGACTGCCCGGCGAGATCGATATCGAAGGGAGTAACACGGCTACCCCGTTCACAGTTGCCACTGCTCCCGCGCCACCCGTGAAAGCCATATTCTGGCTATTTGTGCCTGCTGAGACCGGGCTATAACGGACCGTCACGGTCTGGCTCACGCCAGCCCCGAGACTATAGGGACTGCCAGAAATGACGCTGAATGGGGCCAGGGCGCTCGCGCTACCTGCGAGAGTTCCTCCGCCGGAGTTCTGAACAGTAAAAGAACGGTCTGCGGTTGTTCCAACAGTGATTAAACCGAAGCTCTGGCTCATTGGAGTTAACGAAAGTGTGGGAGAGATCAGTGATGAAACAAGGATGTTGTCAGCGATAATGGTGCCTTGGCTCAGGTCCACGCTAATTCCGCCACTCAAAAAGGGCGAAGTGCCATCAAACCCGGTGTCAGTCACGTCCAGCAAAACCGAACCATCATAATAGACCTGAATCCGCGTGCTTTGAAACACTAACTTGAGTGAATGTGAATTCGTGCCCACCGCCGGTAAGCTCACCTGTTGCATGGGCGTGCCACTCCAACTGGTCCATGCTGAAAATTTGATCAGTTTAATTACATTACCTCCATTTACGGGATACACCCAAGCACCATAATGGGCGCCAGTGGTCGGATTCACCCTGCCGCCTAATCCACCGCCATATGCATCAGATGAAAATTGAATGCGCCCTTCAATCGAGTAATCCGTCCAATTGGTGGCCAGGCACAGATACCCATATGCTCCGGATCCAGCGATCCCCTGCAAGGTTCCACTTAAAAGGCTCCAGGTGCCTAGAATGCTATTCCACGGCGATAGCGACGTTCTTGAAAAGTCATCGGAAAAAAGGGCACCGGAAGGGTTAACGGTAATGCTCGCTACGGCAATACCTGAATTAGTCAAACCATCACTGGCCCGGTAACTGAAGCTGATCAAGCCGGTGAAATTTGTCGACGGGGTATAAGTGAATCCTCCGTTCGGGTTCAGGTTCAATGTGCCGTTGGTTGGACCGTTCGAGATCACAGCGGTCAGGTTGCTCCCTGTATCATTGCTCAACACTCCGTTTGCCGATATGATGGTAAGGGTTGTTCCCTGAGCCATGCTGTAGTTGTCGTTGTTGGCCGTTGGTACATTTGCTACGGGCGGGGGAGGGGGGGCGACGATATTGGTTCCCCCGAATTCATACGCTCCGATATCCCACCAGCCGTCAGCCCCTCGCGTATTGCCGCTCGGGTCAAGGTTATATGGACTTCCAAGCGTGACGCCGGCGGTTGGGGTATTGGTGGCCAGCCGGAAATCCCCTGTCGCCGCATTCATAAAGCGAGCCACCCCCGTATTCAGGATATTGTGGTCCTGCGTTTGAACGTAGGCAAAGCCGGGAGTATACACGCACGCCTGCCAGAGATTATTCTGGACGATAATGCCTGTTGAGCCTGAGACATTGCCTCCCGAAACACCTGAAGGACCGTGCATTCCGTAAAAGGTGTTATTGTAAATAAGGACGTTGTCGCAGTTTTCTACCCCAGTCATTGAAAGCACGCCGGCATTGTTATTGCCCTCGGCGGCAGTTGCGGCCCAGAAAACATTGCCGTAAACATAAATGCCGTTTACCCGGAGAGTACCATACGACTGGGGTTCAATGTAGGTTGTGGAGGGATACAGCAAGTCCGCCACATCACAGTAACGTATGGTCACATTCTTGGTGTCAGCTAACTGAAAGACTTCGCTGTGTTCCTGTCCGGCAAATGAGCGCAGATAGCAATGGTCAATGATGATGCCTTGATCGGTCACCGCATCTCCGGTGAAACACATCCCCACCAGACCTCCGTGCAAATAGCAGTTCTGGATGAATTGACCCACCGATAAGCCGCCTCCATACGTCATGCCTTTTTCGTCGAACGGCAACCCGGCCGCGCTGCCGTCCGGGTAGGGACATTGCATTTCTACATGTTTGAGTATCAGGTAGGATTGCTTCCCCCCATAGGTGCCGATGCAATCATCCTGTGATCCATCAGATCCCTGTACCAGTTTGATGCCGTAACTGCTGCTGTTGATCCCGGACCCGGTAATCCCATCCACCGACAAATAGGAAAGGCTGACGGTCCATACCGTTCCGCTGGCAGCCGTGAATACCGCCTGATTGCTTTCGTAAGAGGCTTGCCACCCATTGACCGCCCCGCACTCTGCGGCGGTGGCTTTCTTCAGGTAGACATAGCTCGTTCCTGCAATTGAATTGAAGGTGTGTTTTCCGTAGTTTCCGCCGGCGATATAGTAGGTGTCGTTGCGGATCAAAGTGGCTGGAATGTCGGTATAGGCATTGAGCCAGTCATTGCCAGTACTACTCCCTGTAGCCCCAGCTCGGATGTAGTGATTGGCGGCCCAGGCCGGCGAAGCAAGGGCAATCAGCACGATAGCGCTGGATCGAATGCCCATACTGATGAGACGGTTGAAATATTTAGTTTTAATTTTCATAATGCACTCCTGTCAAACGTTTCCTTGCCGGTAATCAGCCAGCGAAGGCAAACTTGGCTTCTCGTAAACTTAAACCTGGCTTCCTTGGTGGGATCACTACGGATCACCACGTTTAATCCCCTTAGTATCAGTCTGAGAAAGTGATGAAGGATGGAAAGTAAATAATAAGCGACTTGACCCGGTATGCCGTTGTGCTTTCGCCAGAAAGCGAGGTTGGCGCGCAGCATTTCGATGCTGTAGCGCAAAGGCGCATTGTCGGAACTGCCACCCCCGAAGTGAGTGGCGCTGGCTTGAGGTATAAACATGATCCTCCATCCTGCATCCCGGAATCGTTTACACCAGTCGACGTCCTCTGCGTAAAAAAAGAAGCGTTCATCCAAGCCGCCCACGACGTCAACGGCCTTGCGACGGGCTAACCAGAAACAACCGCTCAGCACCTCCACGTCGCTCTCGGTAAAATGAGATAAAGGGGTCATTTCCCTCGATAGAAGCGGCCAGCGTTGGAGCGCGTGGTCCAGGGCAAGGGCCCGGCAGATGGTGTTCATCAAAGTAGGAAAACGACGGCAGGTCGACTGTA includes:
- a CDS encoding DegT/DnrJ/EryC1/StrS family aminotransferase, whose protein sequence is MNVPFLDFSGPYDELKEALDEAYFKFMRSAWYILGQEVESFEKEYASYCDTKECIGVGNGLDALHLILRAYGIGPGDEVIVPSNTYIATWLAVSHAGATPVPVEPDPQTYNIAPDLIQAAITARTKAILPVHLYGQPADMDPIMDIAARFNLKVIEDNAQAQGARYKGRRTGSLGHAAGHSFYPGKNLGAFGDGGAITTNDTDLANRIRMLRNYGSKQKYYNECKGFNSRLDELQAAFLRVKLKHLDEWNTRRRIVAERYLKDLLGVAGMKVPLIPHWAEPVWHLFVIRHPQRDELRQALTEAGIGTLIHYPIPPHLSGAYAEMKPSAGSLPIAEQLAQTVLSLPIGPHITKDQVSYAIGAVRKCALFDIASM
- a CDS encoding FdtA/QdtA family cupin domain-containing protein, with amino-acid sequence MNIADCKRIDLPKMADPRGNLTFIEATRHIPFEIKRVFYLYDVPGGAERAGHALKSCHQFLIAMSGSFDVIAYDGKEKQRIHLNRSYHGLHIPPMIWREMDNFSSGSVCLALASEFYEPDGYYRDYNEYLRAIAEVQR
- a CDS encoding acyltransferase; its protein translation is MKPDVMCPGLIHPLAAIEAGAQVGKGTRVWAFAHIVNGAVVGADCNICDHTFIENGVQIGNRVTVKCGVYLWNGVLVENDVFIGPCATFTNDHNPRSNQHLSEYPKTLLRRGCAIGANATILPGIVIGRWAMIGAGAVVTKDIPDFAEVIGNPARFVAWVCRCGQKLTPSSGLGFSCLCHRKYTLRSEKKLKEIRP
- a CDS encoding glycosyltransferase yields the protein MGNPLVSFVVIAYNQERFVADAVRSALSQTYSPLEIVLSDDCSTDSTYEVMNAEVAAYHGPHKVILNRNPTNLGLAGNLNRTWELSTGKFCVIQAGDDMSLPQRTEKVVRRWLDKSSPVDLVCSPFEEVDINGRPTGFIQRNVVFVPELSQKARHWRCGATGACAAYSRTLHDDYGPLDRHLFTEDWVYSFRAWLTSGIGVLDEPLVQHRSHEECLSIVYRDIPAVKEGSRRTTLRRKSSENTLAIAKEWLNAWQKKRGVHHPEVENELKRMVKIYEYDVRAFDATRLEAIKLAFLIIFSGGTFHNAAKILVRHVLRWDWDIKLKLLT
- a CDS encoding DapH/DapD/GlmU-related protein; its protein translation is MIEHDCWLGVNAVILKGVRIGHHSIIGANAVVTKDIPPNSTAGGIPARIIH
- a CDS encoding choice-of-anchor D domain-containing protein: MKIKTKYFNRLISMGIRSSAIVLIALASPAWAANHYIRAGATGSSTGNDWLNAYTDIPATLIRNDTYYIAGGNYGKHTFNSIAGTSYVYLKKATAAECGAVNGWQASYESNQAVFTAASGTVWTVSLSYLSVDGITGSGINSSSYGIKLVQGSDGSQDDCIGTYGGKQSYLILKHVEMQCPYPDGSAAGLPFDEKGMTYGGGLSVGQFIQNCYLHGGLVGMCFTGDAVTDQGIIIDHCYLRSFAGQEHSEVFQLADTKNVTIRYCDVADLLYPSTTYIEPQSYGTLRVNGIYVYGNVFWAATAAEGNNNAGVLSMTGVENCDNVLIYNNTFYGMHGPSGVSGGNVSGSTGIIVQNNLWQACVYTPGFAYVQTQDHNILNTGVARFMNAATGDFRLATNTPTAGVTLGSPYNLDPSGNTRGADGWWDIGAYEFGGTNIVAPPPPPVANVPTANNDNYSMAQGTTLTIISANGVLSNDTGSNLTAVISNGPTNGTLNLNPNGGFTYTPSTNFTGLISFSYRASDGLTNSGIAVASITVNPSGALFSDDFSRTSLSPWNSILGTWSLLSGTLQGIAGSGAYGYLCLATNWTDYSIEGRIQFSSDAYGGGLGGRVNPTTGAHYGAWVYPVNGGNVIKLIKFSAWTSWSGTPMQQVSLPAVGTNSHSLKLVFQSTRIQVYYDGSVLLDVTDTGFDGTSPFLSGGISVDLSQGTIIADNILVSSLISPTLSLTPMSQSFGLITVGTTADRSFTVQNSGGGTLAGSASALAPFSVISGSPYSLGAGVSQTVTVRYSPVSAGTNSQNMAFTGGAGAVATVNGVAVLLPSISISPGSQSFGSIPVGTTADRSFTVQNSGGGTLSGSASAVAPFSILSGSPYSLGAGLSQAVTARYSPTTIGSNSQGIAFTGGSGTIATATGSAWLPPVVSAITQNGLDVNLSKSGLQVFAGSVVQYSGTASDPNGYPMTWQWLYTTNGSETVVQSGTGSVLSINFNYMTGAAGSTFIWKLRVNNGVSSAESTLAVGVEAPPPPVEGLTFLSGSGVITAPFVYTNSSISQPLQTFDPALGGRAAYSFTITYPGNYILQGLVNAPNIGANSFFLNIDAEPEDPTMIWDIPTTSNFEQRVISWRGNGSEANNQYIPKIFALTQGVHQVIIRCREADVQLQSFVILQLPPAPRNLRVVAP
- a CDS encoding glycosyltransferase family 2 protein, which codes for MNKISVIIVSWNAKDFLRNCLASIYKNSGTLIGEVIVVDNASTDGSPEMVTKEFPGVTVIRSSNNLGFACGNNLGIKQASHDYLALVNSDVIVHPGCFETLTAFLEHHEEAGLVGPKVLDREDRLQSTCRRFPTLMNTICRALALDHALQRWPLLSREMTPLSHFTESDVEVLSGCFWLARRKAVDVVGGLDERFFFYAEDVDWCKRFRDAGWRIMFIPQASATHFGGGSSDNAPLRYSIEMLRANLAFWRKHNGIPGQVAYYLLSILHHFLRLILRGLNVVIRSDPTKEARFKFTRSQVCLRWLITGKETFDRSAL